The following coding sequences lie in one Sinorhizobium fredii USDA 257 genomic window:
- a CDS encoding ABC transporter permease: protein MSAATAIRRLRPLLALRLALREMRGGLKGFYIFLACIALGTAAIAGVNSLSQSISATIASRGQEILAGDIRFELNNRVATPEERGFLDGLGHVSAAAGLRSMARLPDGSNPALVELKAVDGAYPLYGVLESEPARPLAELLAKQGNIYGAIAAPLLLERLGIAPGTEILLGNARMRVNATIIREPDALSDGFGFAPRLMVSAEALAASGLVQTGSLVEHSYKIKLADPSRVALARTEAQTRFPAAGWSIRTSSNAAPSLNANITRFSQFLTLVGLTALIVGGVGVGNAVRSYLDGKRGVIATFKCLGAPASLVATIYLAQILMIASIGIAIGLLLGALIPFVAAQFLADMLPVSTSFELFPSALGLAALFGFLTALAFAVLPLGRARRVSATALFRQQGFEPSGFPAWPYLAGALICLAALAGLAVGTAYDRYISLIFLGAIAFAFIVLRAVAFLIGWLARRSPRVHSPALRLAIGNIHRPGALTPSVVLSLGLGLALLVTLALIDGNLRRELTGDMSDRAPNFFFVDIQGHEIDGFRSVLGEAMPKGKIIEVPMLRGRIVALNGQDVNSRTVPPGGQWVLRGDRGITYAKNKPENSTLTEGAWWPADYTGEPLVSFSAEEAGELGLKIGDTVTVNVLGRNITARIANFRNVEWESLSINFVMVFSPNTFAGAPHAWLATIIDPDATAAEEATVLKSVTNAYPTITSVRVKDALDIVNTLLGQLATAIRAAAAVALIASVLVLAGALAAGNRARIHDAVVLKTLGATRGTLIRAFSYEYFILGLATAVFALLAGGVAAWFVVSRVMTLPSSFLPDVAVATVAAALVVTVGMGLAGTWRILGQKAAPVLREL, encoded by the coding sequence ATGAGCGCGGCCACAGCCATCCGCCGCCTTCGCCCGCTCCTCGCCCTACGCCTGGCGCTTCGGGAGATGCGCGGCGGTCTCAAGGGTTTCTATATCTTCCTCGCCTGCATCGCGCTCGGCACGGCGGCGATCGCCGGCGTCAACTCGCTATCGCAGTCGATCAGCGCGACGATCGCTTCGCGGGGCCAGGAAATCCTTGCCGGCGATATTCGCTTCGAGCTCAACAACCGCGTCGCGACGCCTGAGGAGCGCGGCTTCCTCGACGGGCTCGGCCACGTTTCGGCGGCCGCGGGGCTGCGTTCCATGGCGCGGCTTCCGGACGGATCGAACCCGGCGCTGGTGGAATTGAAGGCCGTCGACGGCGCCTATCCGCTTTATGGCGTGCTCGAAAGCGAGCCGGCCAGGCCGCTTGCCGAACTCCTTGCGAAGCAGGGCAACATCTATGGCGCCATTGCCGCGCCCTTGCTCCTTGAACGCCTCGGCATCGCTCCGGGAACCGAGATCCTGCTCGGCAACGCGCGGATGCGCGTCAATGCCACGATCATCCGCGAGCCCGATGCGCTGTCGGACGGTTTCGGCTTCGCACCGCGGCTGATGGTGTCGGCCGAGGCGCTCGCCGCGTCCGGCCTGGTGCAGACCGGCAGCCTCGTCGAGCACAGCTACAAGATCAAGCTTGCCGACCCTTCGCGCGTCGCTTTGGCCCGCACGGAAGCGCAGACCCGCTTTCCGGCGGCCGGCTGGTCGATCCGCACCAGCAGCAATGCCGCTCCGTCGCTCAACGCCAACATCACCCGCTTCTCGCAGTTCCTGACGCTTGTCGGGCTGACGGCGCTGATCGTCGGCGGCGTCGGCGTCGGCAATGCGGTACGGTCCTATCTCGACGGCAAGCGTGGCGTCATCGCCACCTTCAAATGCCTCGGGGCGCCGGCCTCGCTGGTGGCGACGATCTACTTGGCGCAGATCCTGATGATCGCGTCGATCGGCATCGCCATCGGCCTCCTCCTCGGTGCATTGATCCCATTCGTGGCGGCGCAATTTTTGGCCGACATGCTGCCGGTTTCGACGTCCTTCGAGCTCTTTCCCTCGGCGCTTGGTCTTGCGGCGCTGTTCGGATTCCTGACGGCGCTTGCCTTTGCGGTCCTGCCGCTCGGCCGGGCACGTCGCGTTTCGGCCACCGCGCTCTTTCGCCAGCAGGGTTTCGAGCCGAGCGGTTTTCCCGCCTGGCCCTATCTCGCGGGGGCGCTGATCTGCCTTGCGGCGCTCGCCGGTCTCGCCGTCGGGACGGCCTATGACCGCTACATCTCGCTGATCTTCCTCGGCGCGATCGCCTTCGCCTTCATCGTCCTGCGCGCCGTGGCTTTCCTCATCGGCTGGCTGGCGCGACGCAGCCCACGCGTCCACTCGCCGGCCCTTCGGCTGGCCATCGGCAACATCCACCGCCCCGGCGCACTGACGCCATCGGTCGTCCTGTCGCTTGGGTTGGGCCTGGCTCTGCTGGTGACTCTCGCGCTGATCGACGGCAATCTGCGACGCGAACTGACCGGCGACATGTCGGACCGCGCGCCCAATTTCTTCTTCGTCGACATCCAGGGCCACGAGATCGACGGCTTCCGCTCGGTGCTGGGCGAGGCGATGCCGAAAGGCAAGATCATCGAGGTGCCGATGCTGCGCGGCCGCATCGTCGCTTTGAACGGTCAGGACGTCAACAGCCGCACCGTGCCGCCCGGCGGGCAATGGGTCCTGCGCGGCGACCGCGGCATCACCTATGCGAAGAACAAGCCGGAGAATTCGACGCTCACCGAGGGCGCCTGGTGGCCGGCGGACTACACCGGCGAGCCGCTCGTCTCCTTCTCGGCGGAAGAGGCCGGCGAACTTGGCCTGAAGATTGGCGACACGGTCACGGTCAACGTGCTCGGCCGCAACATCACCGCCCGGATCGCCAATTTCCGCAATGTCGAGTGGGAATCTCTTTCGATCAATTTCGTCATGGTCTTCTCGCCCAACACCTTCGCGGGCGCGCCGCATGCCTGGCTGGCGACGATCATCGACCCGGATGCTACGGCGGCCGAGGAAGCGACGGTGCTGAAATCCGTCACCAACGCCTATCCGACGATTACCAGCGTCCGCGTCAAGGACGCGCTCGACATCGTCAACACGCTGCTTGGGCAACTCGCAACGGCAATCCGCGCCGCCGCTGCCGTGGCGCTGATCGCCTCGGTGCTGGTTCTCGCCGGCGCGCTCGCTGCCGGAAACCGGGCCCGCATTCACGACGCGGTGGTGCTGAAGACTCTCGGCGCCACGCGGGGAACGCTGATCCGTGCCTTCAGTTACGAATACTTCATTCTTGGCCTGGCCACCGCCGTTTTCGCGCTGCTGGCCGGCGGCGTTGCGGCTTGGTTCGTCGTCAGTCGCGTCATGACGCTGCCCTCGAGTTTCCTGCCGGACGTGGCCGTCGCCACGGTCGCCGCCGCCCTCGTCGTAACCGTCGGCATGGGTCTTGCCGGAACCTGGCGCATCCTCGGCCAGAAGGCCGCTCCGGTGCTGCGCGAACTGTAG
- a CDS encoding GNAT family N-acetyltransferase, giving the protein MTFTLRDAVATDLPAITEIYSESVLNGVATYEVAPPSEAEMALRFTTITGNGYPYVVAVDERGAVLGYAYASAFRTRAAYRFLVEDSIYLAPEARGKGIGKALLKELVQRCTTLGFRQMVAVIGGAHPSSIALHAALGFEQQGLMKATGFKHGRWLDTAIMQLPLGKGTDTLPAEGVYPDTLYRS; this is encoded by the coding sequence ATGACCTTCACGCTGCGCGACGCCGTCGCCACCGATCTTCCGGCGATCACCGAGATCTACAGCGAATCCGTCCTGAACGGCGTAGCGACCTATGAGGTGGCGCCGCCTTCCGAGGCGGAGATGGCGCTGCGCTTCACCACGATCACCGGCAACGGCTACCCCTATGTCGTGGCCGTGGACGAACGCGGCGCGGTCCTCGGCTACGCCTATGCTTCGGCATTCCGCACGCGCGCCGCGTATCGGTTCCTGGTCGAGGACTCCATCTATCTGGCGCCGGAAGCGCGCGGCAAAGGCATTGGCAAGGCCCTGCTCAAGGAGTTGGTCCAGCGCTGCACGACACTCGGCTTCCGCCAGATGGTGGCCGTGATCGGCGGTGCACACCCTTCCTCCATCGCGCTTCACGCCGCCCTCGGCTTCGAGCAGCAGGGGTTGATGAAGGCGACTGGCTTCAAGCATGGGCGCTGGCTGGATACCGCGATCATGCAGCTCCCGCTCGGCAAAGGAACGGACACCCTGCCCGCCGAGGGCGTCTACCCGGATACGCTCTATCGCAGCTGA
- a CDS encoding Bax inhibitor-1/YccA family protein, translating to MADLRNYQTRMSPAGAQAGAVIDEGLRAYMLKVYNLMALGLAITGVAAYGTYALAVSNPAFAQLIYASPLKWVVMLAPLALVFFMSFRINSMSVSAAQATFWIYAALMGLSLSSIFLVFTGQSIVQTFFVTAASFGALSLYGYTTKKDLSGFGTFLIMGLFGLIIASIVNIFLASSALGFAISVIGVLVFAGLTAYDTQKIKEMYFEADDVAVAGRKAIMGALTLYLDFINLFMFLLQFMGNKNE from the coding sequence ATGGCTGATCTCAGAAATTATCAAACCCGAATGTCGCCCGCCGGCGCTCAGGCGGGTGCCGTGATCGATGAAGGCCTTCGCGCATATATGCTGAAGGTCTACAACCTGATGGCCCTGGGGCTGGCGATCACCGGCGTGGCAGCTTACGGGACCTACGCGCTTGCCGTCTCCAATCCGGCATTCGCCCAGCTCATCTACGCCTCGCCGCTGAAGTGGGTCGTGATGCTGGCGCCTTTGGCGTTGGTCTTCTTCATGAGCTTCCGCATCAACTCCATGAGTGTTTCCGCCGCACAGGCGACGTTCTGGATCTACGCTGCGCTGATGGGCCTTTCGTTGTCCTCGATCTTCCTGGTCTTCACCGGGCAGAGCATCGTGCAGACGTTCTTCGTGACGGCCGCCTCGTTCGGGGCGCTCTCGCTTTACGGCTACACGACGAAGAAGGACCTGTCTGGCTTCGGCACGTTCCTGATCATGGGCCTTTTCGGCCTGATCATCGCGTCGATCGTCAACATCTTCCTTGCCTCGTCGGCCCTTGGCTTCGCGATCTCCGTCATCGGTGTTCTGGTCTTCGCTGGCCTGACCGCCTATGACACCCAGAAGATCAAGGAAATGTACTTTGAGGCCGATGACGTCGCGGTTGCCGGCCGCAAGGCCATCATGGGCGCGCTGACCCTCTACCTCGACTTCATCAACCTGTTCATGTTCCTGCTGCAGTTCATGGGCAACAAGAACGAGTAG
- a CDS encoding DUF2794 domain-containing protein, whose protein sequence is MLMTDESDLPEGETRHQGQTTSNVVVDFHEYKQAKNPPPVTFHRRELDLILRLYGRMVGEGEWRDYAIDHLKDRAVFSVFKRAGEVPLYRIEKNPKLAAKQGTYSVLNAQGTILKRGHELTQVLKVFNKVLKLVET, encoded by the coding sequence TTGCTGATGACAGATGAATCGGATTTGCCGGAGGGCGAAACGCGTCACCAGGGCCAGACCACATCCAATGTGGTCGTCGATTTTCATGAATACAAGCAAGCCAAGAATCCACCGCCCGTCACCTTCCACCGGCGTGAGCTGGACCTGATTCTCAGACTCTACGGCCGCATGGTCGGCGAGGGCGAATGGCGCGACTATGCGATCGATCATTTGAAGGACCGTGCCGTTTTCTCGGTGTTCAAACGCGCCGGGGAGGTCCCGCTCTACCGGATCGAAAAGAACCCGAAGCTTGCCGCCAAGCAGGGCACCTACAGCGTTCTGAACGCCCAGGGCACAATCTTGAAGCGCGGCCATGAGCTCACCCAGGTCCTCAAGGTCTTCAACAAGGTGCTGAAGCTCGTCGAGACGTGA
- a CDS encoding DUF1223 domain-containing protein produces the protein MTFAPTPMIRRLALTIGLFGAIGGTAAADNVKTFKGVVELFTSQGCSSCPPADAALKTLVDEGEVVALAYHVDYWNYLGWADTLATKENTERQYAYARMLGRSGVYTPQVVLNGRDHMNGSDLQAIKTRLATMSASGGGLAVPVDASIGGEEISIKVGAGEGKANVVVVYFDRAREVKVERGENKGREIAYWHAVKDIQTIGMWDGKPAQFTLPASVLIEGRGNSGCAILLQSMKNAETPGPIIGAATLLAGPQGRL, from the coding sequence ATGACATTCGCACCGACGCCAATGATCCGCCGCCTGGCCCTGACGATAGGGCTTTTCGGAGCCATCGGCGGCACGGCGGCGGCAGACAATGTCAAGACGTTCAAGGGCGTCGTCGAGCTCTTTACCAGCCAGGGCTGTTCGTCCTGTCCGCCGGCCGACGCCGCATTGAAGACGCTCGTCGACGAGGGCGAGGTCGTGGCGCTCGCCTATCATGTCGACTACTGGAACTATCTCGGCTGGGCCGACACGCTCGCCACCAAGGAGAACACCGAGCGGCAATATGCCTATGCCCGGATGCTTGGCCGTAGCGGCGTCTACACGCCCCAGGTGGTTCTGAACGGCCGCGACCACATGAACGGCTCCGACTTGCAGGCGATCAAGACCCGTCTGGCGACGATGAGCGCCAGCGGCGGCGGCCTTGCCGTGCCGGTCGATGCCTCGATCGGCGGCGAGGAAATCTCCATCAAGGTCGGCGCCGGCGAGGGCAAGGCGAATGTCGTCGTCGTTTATTTCGACCGGGCCAGGGAGGTCAAGGTCGAAAGAGGCGAGAACAAAGGCAGAGAGATCGCCTATTGGCACGCGGTCAAGGATATCCAGACCATCGGCATGTGGGACGGCAAGCCCGCCCAGTTTACGCTGCCCGCGTCGGTGCTGATCGAGGGGCGTGGCAACAGCGGCTGCGCCATCCTGTTGCAATCGATGAAGAATGCGGAAACGCCAGGCCCGATCATCGGCGCCGCAACCCTTCTGGCCGGCCCGCAGGGCAGGCTTTAG